Proteins co-encoded in one Nonomuraea helvata genomic window:
- a CDS encoding carbohydrate-binding protein has translation MTYNGVTYRCIQAHTALAGWEPPNVPALWQRI, from the coding sequence GTGACCTACAACGGCGTCACATACCGCTGCATCCAGGCCCACACCGCGCTGGCCGGCTGGGAGCCGCCCAACGTCCCGGCGCTCTGGCAGCGCATCTGA
- a CDS encoding substrate-binding and VWA domain-containing protein encodes MRLGRHRAALAPKQRRRKALQRGMLAGITAVAIVAGGLVVVFGSGGVLCSTREPVLVSVAAAVDVAPAVMEAAGRFNETKTAVGGRCVLVQVTEQPPATVLRTLIGDRAGVLRERPDGWIADSSAWIRLARQQGANALPAGESVVATSPLVFATRSSLAQRFSVGKTEMNWRMVFPPTVRGRLRPNANEPDVVRVPDPSLAGAGIATVAAARDVVGTGPEADKALTAFVRWAQAGSAPDYRSMLAAVDDHTFWQRPVVIVPEQSVWNHNLRPSSDPVVALAPREGTINLDYPYVVTAGDATVAEASTVFADWLKGPQAQEIVRRAGFRSGDGTQGPISPGPQIPSMALKTRSSVSPQDIDEALRAWSRLAPPTNILVLADTSKHMAEPANGSTRIRIALDAAKIGLQLFPDSTHMGLWEFADRLGGVKNYRERVGLGAITEPETGQVVRKSRLAEATATIAAHPDLGSSLYDAILGGFRKVTSDYREEMNNTLLVITAGKDDGKGTTLAKLLDALRHEWNPDKPVQIVIIAFGKGVDHGSLSQIAAATNGSLHEAQEPGEIIDVFLAALARRLCHPTCKPTT; translated from the coding sequence GTGCGCTTGGGTCGACACCGCGCCGCGCTGGCTCCCAAGCAACGTCGCAGGAAGGCGTTACAGCGCGGGATGCTGGCCGGGATCACCGCCGTGGCCATCGTCGCCGGTGGCCTCGTCGTGGTGTTCGGCAGCGGTGGCGTGCTGTGCAGCACGCGAGAGCCTGTTCTGGTCAGCGTGGCAGCCGCGGTCGACGTGGCGCCGGCGGTCATGGAGGCCGCCGGGCGGTTCAACGAGACGAAGACGGCGGTGGGCGGCCGGTGCGTACTGGTCCAGGTGACCGAGCAGCCGCCGGCCACCGTCCTGCGCACGCTGATCGGCGACCGCGCGGGCGTGCTGCGCGAGCGGCCGGACGGGTGGATCGCGGACTCGTCGGCCTGGATCAGGCTGGCCCGCCAGCAGGGCGCAAACGCGCTGCCCGCCGGTGAGAGCGTGGTGGCGACGTCACCGCTGGTGTTCGCCACCCGCTCGTCGCTGGCCCAGCGCTTCTCCGTGGGCAAGACCGAGATGAACTGGCGGATGGTCTTCCCGCCGACCGTGCGCGGGCGGCTGCGCCCCAACGCGAACGAACCGGACGTCGTACGCGTACCGGACCCGTCGCTGGCCGGGGCGGGGATCGCGACCGTGGCCGCCGCCAGGGACGTCGTCGGCACGGGACCCGAGGCGGACAAGGCGCTGACCGCGTTCGTACGGTGGGCGCAGGCCGGCTCGGCCCCCGACTACCGCAGCATGCTGGCGGCCGTGGACGACCACACGTTCTGGCAGCGCCCGGTCGTCATCGTCCCCGAGCAGTCGGTGTGGAACCACAACCTGCGCCCCTCCTCCGACCCGGTCGTCGCGCTGGCCCCGCGCGAGGGCACGATCAACCTCGACTACCCGTACGTCGTCACCGCCGGCGACGCCACGGTGGCCGAGGCGTCCACGGTCTTCGCCGACTGGCTGAAGGGCCCGCAGGCGCAGGAGATCGTACGGCGGGCGGGGTTCAGGTCGGGCGACGGCACCCAGGGGCCGATCTCGCCGGGCCCGCAGATTCCCTCGATGGCCCTGAAGACCCGGTCATCGGTGTCGCCGCAGGACATCGACGAGGCGCTGCGCGCCTGGAGCAGGCTGGCCCCGCCGACGAACATCCTCGTCCTGGCCGACACCTCCAAGCACATGGCCGAGCCGGCGAACGGCAGCACCAGGATCAGGATCGCGCTGGACGCGGCCAAGATCGGGCTGCAGCTCTTCCCCGACTCGACGCACATGGGTCTGTGGGAGTTCGCGGACCGGCTGGGCGGCGTCAAGAACTACCGGGAGCGCGTCGGGCTCGGCGCGATCACCGAGCCCGAGACGGGACAGGTGGTACGCAAGAGCCGTCTCGCCGAGGCGACCGCCACGATCGCCGCCCATCCCGACCTCGGCAGCTCGCTCTACGACGCGATACTCGGCGGCTTCCGCAAGGTCACCAGCGACTACCGCGAGGAGATGAACAACACGCTCCTGGTGATCACGGCGGGCAAGGACGACGGCAAGGGCACCACGCTGGCGAAGCTCCTCGACGCGCTGCGGCATGAGTGGAACCCGGACAAGCCCGTACAGATTGTCATCATCGCCTTCGGCAAGGGGGTCGATCACGGCAGCCTGTCGCAGATCGCGGCCGCCACGAACGGCTCCCTGCACGAGGCCCAGGAGCCGGGGGAGATCATCGACGTCTTCCTCGCCGCGCTGGCCCGCCGGCTCTGCCATCCCACCTGCAAGCCGACGACATGA
- a CDS encoding bifunctional FO biosynthesis protein CofGH — MSLVSDSALRRALARARDGKALDVTEATVLLHARGEHLDALLEHASRVRDAGLQAAGREGIITYSRKVFIPLTRLCRDRCGYCTFATAPHKLQAPFLSPDEVLEIARQGAAMGCKEALFTLGDRPEDRWHQARTWLDSHGYDDTLSYVRAMAIRVLEETGLLPHLNPGVLGWRDLQRLKPVAPSMGMMLETTSRRLFEEKGQAHHGSPDKDPAVRLRVLEDAGRTNVPFTTGILIGIGETIEDRAESLFAIRRVAREYGGIQEVIVQNFRAKPDTAMRGLPDADLEELAATIAVARLVLGPRVRIQAPPNLVDSEYELMIRAGIDDWGGVSPLTPDHVNPERPWPQISLLESRTASAGFRLRERLTIYPEYVLAGEPWLDPRLTAHVAALADPATGLAREDAVLRGLPWQEPDGGFAASGRVDLHVEVDTAGRTHDRRDDFDHVYGDWDVLRDRLTPAAHVAPHSAASLPGADHVAPSSTDEVLAAPAPETRPGGSAGADTAAPSSHAASSHAASSGVASSQGVSSDAASSQGVSSDAALSQGASSVASGATRSAPSKETAATPSTGTPGDVRQALRRAASDPAGLSDAEAVALLQADGEALDELAAIADELRRQAVGDDVTYVVNRNINFTNVCYTGCRFCAFAQRRTDADAYTLSLDQVADRAEEAWQAGATEVCMQGGIHPDLPGTAYFELARAIKARTPGMHVHAFSPMEVINGASRTDMSIRAWLEAAREAGVDSLPGTAAEILDDDVRWVLTKGKLPAKEWVEVITTAHKVGIPTTSTMMYGHVDNHLHWVRHIKLIRRIQEETGGFSEFVLLPFVHTSAPIYLAGIARPGPTAQENRAVHALARILLHGAIKNIQCSWVKLRDDLCRQVLQGGVNDLGGTLMEETISRMAGSENGSYKTISELREMVEVTGRPVRQRTTEYGTPTQERLDASRASDGVCKSVRRVLPMA, encoded by the coding sequence ATGAGTCTCGTCAGCGATTCCGCACTCCGCCGGGCGCTCGCGCGTGCGCGCGACGGCAAGGCCCTCGACGTCACGGAGGCGACCGTCCTCCTGCACGCCCGGGGCGAGCACCTCGACGCCCTGCTCGAACACGCCTCCCGCGTACGTGATGCCGGGCTCCAGGCGGCCGGCCGGGAAGGGATCATCACGTACAGCAGAAAAGTATTCATCCCGTTGACCCGGCTCTGCCGGGACCGTTGTGGGTATTGCACCTTTGCCACCGCGCCGCACAAGTTGCAGGCGCCGTTCCTGAGCCCTGACGAAGTGCTGGAGATCGCCCGGCAGGGGGCGGCCATGGGGTGCAAGGAGGCGCTGTTCACGCTGGGGGACCGGCCGGAGGACCGCTGGCACCAGGCCCGCACGTGGCTGGACTCGCATGGTTACGACGACACCCTGTCCTACGTGCGCGCCATGGCGATCCGGGTGCTGGAGGAGACCGGGCTGCTGCCGCACCTCAACCCGGGGGTGCTGGGCTGGCGGGACCTGCAGCGGCTCAAACCCGTCGCGCCGTCCATGGGGATGATGCTGGAGACGACGTCGCGGCGGCTCTTCGAGGAGAAGGGGCAGGCCCATCACGGATCACCGGACAAGGACCCGGCGGTGCGCCTGCGCGTGCTGGAGGACGCGGGCCGGACGAACGTGCCCTTCACCACCGGGATCCTGATCGGCATCGGCGAGACCATCGAGGACCGGGCCGAGTCGCTCTTCGCCATCCGGCGGGTGGCACGCGAGTACGGCGGCATCCAGGAGGTCATCGTCCAGAACTTCCGCGCCAAGCCGGACACGGCCATGCGGGGGCTGCCGGACGCCGACCTGGAGGAGCTCGCGGCCACCATCGCGGTGGCGCGTCTCGTGCTCGGTCCGCGCGTACGCATCCAGGCCCCGCCCAACCTGGTGGACTCGGAGTACGAGCTGATGATCCGGGCGGGGATCGACGACTGGGGCGGGGTGTCGCCCCTCACCCCCGACCACGTGAACCCTGAGCGTCCCTGGCCGCAGATCTCCCTCCTGGAGTCCCGTACCGCTTCGGCCGGGTTCCGGCTGCGGGAGCGGCTGACCATCTATCCCGAGTACGTGCTGGCCGGGGAGCCGTGGCTCGACCCCCGGCTGACCGCCCACGTGGCCGCTCTGGCGGACCCCGCCACGGGGCTGGCGCGCGAGGACGCGGTGTTGCGGGGGTTGCCGTGGCAGGAGCCGGACGGGGGGTTCGCGGCGTCGGGGCGGGTGGACCTGCACGTGGAGGTGGACACGGCGGGACGCACGCACGATCGGCGGGACGACTTCGACCATGTCTACGGTGACTGGGACGTCCTCCGCGACCGCCTCACCCCGGCGGCACACGTCGCACCTCACTCAGCCGCCTCTTTGCCCGGCGCCGACCACGTTGCACCGAGCTCCACCGATGAGGTGCTCGCCGCACCGGCGCCGGAAACACGGCCCGGCGGGAGCGCGGGCGCTGACACCGCCGCGCCGTCGTCACACGCCGCGTCGTCACACGCCGCGTCGTCGGGTGTCGCGTCCTCGCAGGGCGTGTCGTCGGACGCTGCGTCCTCGCAGGGCGTGTCGTCGGACGCTGCGTTGTCGCAGGGCGCGTCGTCGGTGGCGTCCGGCGCAACGAGGTCGGCGCCCAGCAAAGAGACAGCCGCAACGCCCAGCACAGGGACGCCCGGCGACGTGCGGCAGGCGCTCAGGCGGGCGGCCTCGGACCCGGCAGGCCTGAGCGATGCCGAAGCGGTGGCGTTGCTCCAAGCCGACGGAGAGGCGCTGGACGAGCTGGCCGCCATCGCCGACGAGCTCAGAAGGCAGGCCGTGGGCGACGATGTCACGTACGTCGTCAACAGGAACATCAACTTCACCAACGTGTGCTACACCGGCTGCCGCTTCTGCGCCTTCGCCCAGCGCAGGACGGACGCCGACGCGTACACCCTGAGCCTCGACCAGGTGGCCGACAGGGCAGAGGAGGCGTGGCAGGCGGGCGCGACCGAGGTCTGCATGCAGGGCGGCATCCACCCCGACCTCCCCGGCACCGCGTACTTCGAGCTGGCCAGGGCGATCAAGGCCAGGACCCCTGGGATGCACGTGCACGCGTTCTCGCCCATGGAGGTCATCAACGGGGCGAGCCGTACGGACATGTCCATCCGGGCCTGGCTGGAGGCGGCCAGGGAGGCGGGGGTCGACTCGCTCCCCGGGACGGCGGCGGAGATCCTGGACGACGACGTACGGTGGGTGCTGACCAAGGGGAAGCTGCCCGCCAAGGAGTGGGTCGAGGTCATCACGACGGCCCACAAGGTAGGCATCCCGACGACGTCCACCATGATGTACGGGCACGTCGACAACCACCTGCACTGGGTGCGGCACATCAAGCTGATCCGGCGCATCCAGGAGGAGACCGGCGGTTTCTCCGAGTTCGTGCTGCTGCCGTTCGTGCACACCAGCGCCCCCATCTACCTGGCGGGCATCGCCAGGCCGGGCCCCACGGCGCAGGAGAACCGGGCGGTGCACGCGCTGGCCAGGATCCTGCTGCACGGCGCGATCAAGAACATCCAGTGCTCCTGGGTGAAGCTCCGCGACGACCTGTGCCGGCAGGTGCTCCAGGGCGGCGTGAACGACCTCGGCGGCACCCTCATGGAGGAGACCATCAGCCGGATGGCGGGCTCGGAGAACGGCTCGTACAAGACCATCAGCGAGCTGCGCGAGATGGTCGAGGTCACCGGCAGGCCGGTCAGGCAGCGCACCACCGAGTACGGCACCCCCACGCAGGAGCGGCTCGACGCCTCACGGGCGAGCGACGGCGTGTGCAAGAGCGTCAGGAGGGTCCTGCCGATGGCGTAG
- a CDS encoding DNA-3-methyladenine glycosylase 2 family protein, with product MRERRWVPEGPLDVGMALLPHRRGGGDPTWRKTGDGAVWRTSRTPDGPCTLRVSVKAGCVHGQAWGPGAEWALETLPALLGALDDASGFIVRHEVLAEAVRKYPGLRIGRTGRVMEALVPAVLEQKVVGQEAWRAWRWLLDRYGEAAPGPAPEGMRVVPESAVWRQIPSWHWHRAGAEAVRARTIANAAWHADKLEAAATTEELDRLLRALPGIGVWTSAEVRQRALGDPDAVSVGDFHLAKLVGYALTGEKTDDPGMLRLLEPYQGHRHRATVLVWLTGLRPPARGPRMPVRDYRSF from the coding sequence GTGAGGGAGCGTCGATGGGTGCCGGAGGGGCCGCTGGACGTGGGGATGGCGTTGCTGCCCCACAGGCGCGGCGGTGGCGATCCCACCTGGCGCAAGACCGGTGACGGGGCCGTATGGCGGACGTCCAGGACGCCCGACGGGCCGTGCACGCTCAGGGTGAGTGTCAAGGCCGGGTGTGTGCACGGGCAGGCGTGGGGGCCGGGCGCGGAGTGGGCGCTGGAGACGCTGCCGGCGTTGCTGGGCGCGCTCGACGACGCTTCCGGATTTATCGTCAGACACGAGGTTCTGGCGGAGGCTGTCCGTAAATATCCGGGCTTGCGGATAGGGCGTACCGGCCGGGTCATGGAAGCCCTCGTACCGGCCGTGCTGGAGCAGAAGGTGGTCGGGCAGGAGGCGTGGCGAGCCTGGCGGTGGCTGCTGGACCGGTACGGCGAGGCCGCCCCGGGACCCGCGCCCGAAGGGATGCGGGTCGTGCCCGAGTCCGCGGTCTGGCGGCAGATCCCCAGCTGGCACTGGCACCGGGCGGGCGCCGAGGCCGTGCGGGCCAGGACGATCGCCAACGCCGCCTGGCACGCCGACAAGCTGGAGGCCGCCGCCACCACCGAGGAGCTCGACCGGCTGCTGCGCGCGCTGCCGGGGATCGGCGTGTGGACGTCGGCCGAGGTGCGCCAGCGTGCCCTCGGCGACCCGGACGCCGTGAGCGTCGGCGACTTCCACCTGGCCAAGCTCGTCGGCTATGCGCTGACGGGGGAGAAGACCGACGATCCCGGGATGCTGCGGCTGCTGGAGCCGTACCAAGGGCATCGGCATCGCGCCACGGTCCTGGTCTGGCTCACCGGCCTGCGCCCGCCCGCGCGGGGGCCGCGGATGCCGGTGCGGGACTACAGATCGTTCTGA
- a CDS encoding sugar phosphate nucleotidyltransferase, which yields MPDLEAILLVGGQGTRLRPLTLGTPKPLLPTAGVPFLAHQLARARSFGVRRIVFATSYKASMFEPAFGDGEAFGLSLEYITEETPLGTGGAIRNAAEALTSGPSDPVLILNGDILSGHDIGEQVRTHLARQAAVTLHLTEVDDPSRFGCVPTDETGRVTAFLEKTPDPVTNRINAGCYVFSRSVIDSIPRDEVVSVERETFPGLIESGELVLGYADRTYWLDVGTPAAFVQGSRDLVLGRVASPALPGPTGEYLALEGARVSPDAKVEGGTAVGARTVIEAGATVVGSVLTDDCVIEAGACVTDSVVGRGARVCAGTVVSDAVIGDGAIVGPGNELQNGVRIWPGVELPERAMRYSSDV from the coding sequence TTGCCAGACCTCGAGGCGATCCTCCTGGTCGGGGGGCAGGGCACGCGCCTGCGTCCGCTGACACTGGGCACGCCGAAGCCGCTGCTGCCGACTGCCGGCGTTCCGTTCCTGGCCCACCAACTCGCCCGGGCGCGATCCTTCGGAGTACGCCGGATCGTCTTCGCGACCTCGTACAAGGCGTCGATGTTCGAGCCCGCCTTCGGCGACGGGGAGGCGTTCGGGCTCTCGCTCGAATACATCACGGAGGAGACGCCGCTGGGCACCGGCGGCGCGATCCGCAACGCGGCCGAGGCGCTCACGTCCGGGCCGTCCGACCCCGTGCTCATCCTGAACGGCGACATCCTCTCCGGCCATGACATCGGCGAGCAGGTGCGCACTCACCTCGCGCGGCAGGCCGCTGTAACGCTCCATTTGACAGAAGTGGACGATCCCTCGCGCTTCGGGTGCGTGCCGACCGACGAGACGGGGCGGGTCACCGCGTTCCTGGAGAAGACCCCCGACCCGGTGACCAACCGGATCAACGCCGGCTGCTACGTCTTCAGCCGGTCGGTGATCGACTCGATCCCGCGGGACGAGGTCGTGTCGGTGGAGCGGGAGACGTTCCCGGGGCTGATCGAGTCGGGCGAGCTGGTGCTGGGGTACGCGGACCGCACGTACTGGCTCGACGTCGGCACGCCCGCGGCGTTCGTGCAGGGGTCGCGCGACCTGGTGCTGGGGCGGGTGGCGTCGCCCGCGCTGCCCGGGCCGACGGGCGAGTACCTGGCGCTGGAGGGGGCTCGGGTCTCGCCGGACGCCAAGGTGGAGGGCGGCACCGCGGTCGGGGCGCGGACCGTCATCGAGGCGGGGGCCACGGTGGTGGGCTCGGTGCTGACCGACGACTGCGTCATCGAGGCGGGCGCCTGCGTGACGGACTCCGTGGTGGGCAGGGGGGCGCGGGTCTGCGCGGGCACGGTGGTGAGCGACGCGGTGATCGGCGACGGCGCCATCGTGGGGCCGGGCAACGAGCTGCAGAACGGGGTGCGCATCTGGCCGGGGGTCGAGCTGCCCGAACGCGCGATGCGCTACTCGAGCGACGTCTGA